ATCGAACCGCGCCGGCACGAGCGGCCTTCGGATCACGTCCCGGTGATCGCCGAATTTGGCGTTACGCCATGACGTCCGCGGCGCCGCCCGGTTTCAGCGTGATTCGGCGAGGTCGAAGCCCCAGGTGTCGCGCAAGAGCTTACCCAGCCCCGCGTATTCAGCCTTTGTCGCCGGTTCGAAATCCTCCACCTTGAACTCGCCACGCAGTTTCTGGGTGGCGATCTTGCCCTCGGGTGACAGCAGCGCCGCCGTGATTTTGTCTTTCAGATCGGACGCCAGGCGCGGGCCCGCGGTGAAGGCCTGGTTCGGCAGCGCCCGGCTGGAGAAGATGACGCGGGCGCCGCCCTGTTCCGCCGCCAGTTTCTCGTACATTTTTGCCTGGAGAATTCCGGCCACGCATTTTCCGTTCATGACACCCTTGTAAGCTTCCGGGAAACTCTGGGTTTCCACGATCAGGGGTTGACGCGAGGGGTTGTCAAATTCGTAAAGCACCGTCAGCGTGGCGAGGTTTGGCGGAGGGAACGCACAGACGGCGCGACCGGCGAGCTGCTTCAGCTCCTGTATCTTTTCCTGCTCCTTTTTTACCGCGACCACAAAGCTCAGTTTTCCCGGCAGTTTCACCAGCGGAACATGCCCCTGCCTGTCCTGACGCCATCCAATGAAAGCCGGCCCGTCAAAAACGATGTCGTAATCACCCCGTTGCATGTCGCGTTGATAAACCAGCCAGTTTTCCGGATACCGGTAGATGACCTTCTGGCCGGCGACCCGGGACAGGTAATCCGCAATCGGTTGATAAACTTCTTCGCCCTTGGCGCGGGATTCACGCGGCGGGGAGGAGAAAATCAGGTCCGCCAGGGCGGGCGGCGCGGCAAAAACCCCGGACAACAGCAAAGAACACACGGCAAGATTTCTTGTCAGCATGGATGGGCCTGTGAGACGAAGTAGGGGGGATGGAACGTGTCGTAACGCAATACCGGAAGTCACGGATATAGTTATAGAAGACGCCAACCAGGACGGCTTATTCCCGCGTATCATGGAAATTTTCAGGCTCGGAAGTTTATGCCATGCAAATCCGATGGTTAGAAAAATGACATCGCCGGCGCGACGTGCCTCATGCGCTGGCAACAGGCGTGGTCCTGGCGCTGCGTTTTTTCTGTTGCTGCTGATGGCGACGACGGCGAGCCATGCCGGGAAGACGCATCAGGAAGCGCGGCCGTTGATGGGCACCGTGGTCAGCATCACGGTGGAAAACGGCCCGGCCGACGTGCGGGAAAAAGTGGACGCCGCCTATCGCGAGATGACGCGCCTGTCGGACATGATGAATCACTATGATCCCGGCAGCGTGGTGAGCGAGATCAATCGCCAGGCCGGCAAGCGGCCGGTGAAGGTGCCGCCGGAATTAATGGAGGTGCTGGTCATGGCGCGGCGCGTATCCGCTCGCACCGACGGCGCCTTCGACATCACGGTCGGCGCATTCAAGGGGTGGCGTTTCAACCCGGAGAATCCCGCCATGCCATCGGCGCAGGAGCTCGCTGCCGCCTTGCCGCTGGTGGATTACCGCAACGTGCTGCTCGATGAAAATAACCGGACCGTCCTGCTCAGGCGGCCCGGCATGCGCATCGATCTGGGCGGCATTGCCAAGCTTTATATCCTGAATGCCGGCATGCAGGCGTTGCGGCGGCACGGCATCGAACAGGCCATGTTGAACGGCGGCGGCGATGTTGCGGTGACGGGAACGCGCGACGGCCGGCCATGGCGCATCGGCATTCGCCATCCACGACGCGCCGGTGAACTCCTGGCCGCCGTGGAACTGACGCGCGGCTGGGTGGTGACCTCCGGTGATTACGAGCGCTATTTCATTCGCGACGGCCGGCGTTATCACCACATCCTCGACCCGCGCACCGGCTATCCCGTCGCGGGGCCGCAGCAGGTCACGCTGGTGGGGGAAGACCTGTCGAACCTCAACGGGTTTTCCAGTGCCATCATGGTGCTCGGGGAGGAAAAGGGCCGCGCGCTGTTGGGTCGTCTTGGCGGGGTGCAAGGCCTGATCGTGGGCGCGGACGGCGGGGTCTGGCGCACGCCCGGGTCAGAATCCCGGTTCCAGCTCCTGGAATCCTCGCCTTAGCCATCTTCCGGCTTGCCTGTCCGCGGGGGCTTGACACCGAGGAGTAAATGTAAATAATAACGATTCTCATTTATAAAATTGGTTAAAAGGCTCCCATGACAGAAAAACAGTCACATGCCGGCGGGAACGCCCGGCCGCGCGCTTTTATCTCCGGACCGTCCGTGGCTTCGTTATTCCGTGCTGCGCGCCAGGCATCCCAGTCTGTGGGGCTTATTGCGGGGCTGTCGCTGGGACTCAGCTTTCCGTTGCATGCCGACAATCTGCCAGGCTTCAGCCTGACTGCCAAAGACGGTCGTTTTTTGCCGGAACAGATAGATATTCCCGCAGGTCAGAAAGTCAGGCTGGTGGTAAAGAATGAAGGACCCGGACCGGAAGAGTTTGAAAGTTCCGCGCTCAATCGGGAAAAGGTGATCTTGCCCGGCAAGAGCGCCGAGATTTTCATTGGGCCACTGAAACCGGGGACCTACGATTTTTACGGGGAGTTCCATCCCCAGACCGCGCGCGGCCGCATCGTCGCCAGATAGAAACCAATCCCGGGCAGACCGTCATCATGCTAGCCACAGCCATCATCGTGTTTCGCGAAGTGCTCGAAGCCGCGCTCATTATCGGTATCGTGCTGGCCGCCACCCAGGGCCTGCTCAAGCGCGGGACCTGGGTGGGCATCGGTATCGCCGCGGGAATCGCCGGGGCGGGATTGGTGGCACTGTTTGCGGATGTCATATCGTCCGCCTTTGCCGGCATCGGCCAGGAAGTTTTCAATGCCGGCATATTGCTCTTCGCGGTGATCATGCTTGGATGGCATAACGTCTGGATGAAACGCCATGGACGGGAGATGGCCCGTCACATGCGCGACGTGGGTCAGGCCATTCGGTCAGGCAGTCGTTCCATGACCATGCTGGCTATCGTGATCGGTCTTGCAGTCTTGCGCGAGGGTTCGGAAGTGGTGCTGTTCGTGTATGGCATCACCGTGGCACAGCAGGATTCGGCGCGCATGATGCTGGCCGGTGGTTTGCTGGGTTTGATGTCAGGCGCCGTGGCGGGCCTGCTGATGTATCGTGGCCTGTTGCGCCTGTCGAGCAAGTATCTGTTCACGGTCACCGCGTGGCTGATCACGCTGCTGGCCGCTGGCATGGCGGCGCAGGCGGCGGGCTTCCTGGCACAGGCGGACCTGTTGCCGTCGCTGGTGCAATCCATGTGGGACACTTCGGGCATCCTGGCGCAAACCAGCGTCCCCGGCCGTGTGCTGCAAACACTGATCGGCTATGTCGATCATCCCAGCGGCATCCAGGTCCTGTTTTACGTCGTCACGCTGAGCGGCATCGTTGTATTGACGCGTCTTTACGGCGGATCGCCTGCACCGAAAACCAATGCTGTGAATACCTAGAAGCCTGCGACGGGAACACCGTTCGTGGCGGGGATTTACCGCTTGCAAATGTAAATAATTCTCATTATCGATAAATAAGGGCACATCGTGGAATTCAAAATGACAAAAATTTTTTCTCCAGAAACAAACCGGGTATGGCTGGGCGTGGCACTTCTGTGGTTTGGCCCCGCGGCACATGCGCTCAATTATCATGAACTGGAAGTCTACCCCTACCGGACTGCGTCCCGGGGTGAAACCGAGCTGGAAATGTTCACCACTTATACACGGCGCGGAACACAGGATGAGACGCCTCCGGAAAACAATCAGGGCCTGGTGCGCCAGTCGTTCGAAATCGCGCACGGTGTGACCGACAAGACCGAGATCGCCGGTTATGTCGACTATTCCCGCGCCCGCGGCAGCAACGAGTGGGAATTTGAAGCCAGTCGCGCACGCGTGCGCACGCGTTTCGCCGAAAAGGGCCAATGGCCGGTGGATCTCGGGCTCTATGCCGAGGCGGAGTTTCCCCACCAGGACGACAATGATGTTGAATTCGAGCTGCGCGGGATTATCGAAAAAGACATCGATCAATGGACGTTCGATATCAATCCGATTCTGGAAAAAGTCCTGAAGGGCGCCGAAAAAGAGGAAGGTTGGGAACTGCAGTATGCTGCCGCGGCGATCTATCGTCTGAACGAACGCTGGCACCCGCGTCTGGATTTTTTCGGCGATTTTGGCCCCGCGCGCCATTTCGAGGACAGGAATGATCAGAAACATCTGATCTCGCCGGCGGTGGATGTCATGTTCGGGCATGGCCTGTCCGCGAGTCTTGGCGTGGCATTCGGACAGACCCGGGCAAGCGAACAGCAATTGGTGCGCGCGCGGGTTGAATGGGAATTTTGATTTGATAATTCAATTTCTGGAATTCAGGAGGGAAGATGCGTAATTTCAAAAAATTCTGTGCGGCAGTCGCGGTGCTGGGATTGTCGGTCAGCGTCGTGCCGGCGTCCGCGGCCGACGAGATCGTGGTGTATTCCGCGCGCAACGAGCAGCTGATCAAACCGCTGTTCGACGCCTACACCGCCGAGACCGGCACGCCGATCAAGTTCATCACCGACAAGGAGGGTCCGCTGCTGGAGCGTCTCAAGGCCGAGGGCAAGAACACGCCGGCGGACCTGCTGCTCACGGTGGACGCCGGCAACCTGTGGCTGGCGGCGAAAGAGGGCGTGCTGGCCGAGGTAAAATCGAAGACACTCCGGACCAATATCCCGGCGCATCTGCGTGATCCGGACAACCGCTGGTTCGGGTTGTCGGTGCGCGCACGCACCATCGTCTACAGCACCGAACGCGTGAAACCGAAGGAGCTTTCGACCTACGAGGCGCTGGGCGATGCCAGATGGAAAGACCGGCTGTGCCTGCGTACCTCGAAGAAGGTCTACAACCAGTCGCTGGTGGCGATGATGATCGCGCGCCACGGCGAGGCCAAAACGGAAAAAATCGTGAAGTCCTGGGTCGCCAACCTCAGGACCGATCCGTTTCCGGACGACACCAAACTGATGGAAGCGATCCAGGCCGGGCAGTGCGACGTCGGCATCGTTAATACCTACTATTTTGGCAGGCTCAAACAGAAACAGCCCGAGGCGGCAATCGCGCTGTTCTGGCCCAACCAGAAGGATCGCGGCGTGCACGTCAATGTCTCGGGCGCGGGTGTCACGGCGCACGCCAGGCACCGCGCGGAGGCGGTGAAATTCCTCGAATGGCTGTCCTCGGAAAAGGCGCAGAACCTGTTCGCGGACGAGAACATGGAGTATCCGGCCAACCCGAGAGTGAAACCGCACGCCAGTGTCGCGGCCTGGGGCAGGTTCAGGCAGGACACCATCAACGTCTCCAAAGCCGGCAGCCTGCAGGCCAAGGCCGTGATGCTGATGGATCGGGCGGGTTACAAGTAAGCGCCGGTTGCCGGAGTTCAGGCTAACATCAGGAGAGATGCCTGATCCCGAGCCATGAGCACGACCACCGAAGAAATGCGTCAGTCCGGCCCGCCGGTGGAAACCGGTATCTCCGACTGGCTCAACGTCAACGTGCGCCTGTGGCGCCTGGCCAGTTTCGTCGGCGCCGCCATCGTGGCGGCGCCGATCCTGGTGGTGGCGCTCGCCTGGCTCACGCCGGCAGGCGAGGTGTGGCGGCACCTGGTCCAGACCGTGCTCGGCGAACTGCTGCTGAACACCGTAGTGCTGATGCTCGGGGTCGGTGGTGGCGTGTTCCTGCTCGGAGCCGGGCTGGCGTGGCTGGTGACGATGTACGATTTCCCGGGACGGCGCCTGTTCGACTGGGCGCTGATGCTGCCGCTGGCGATCCCGGCCTACGTGCTGGCGTTCGTGGCCGTGGCGCTGCTCGATTTCAGCGGTCCGGTGCAGGGTGCCCTGCGCGCGCTGTTCGGCGGAGCCGCCTGGTTCCCGCCGATCCGTTCTGCCGGCGGCGTGGTCGCCGTCATGGTGCTGGCGTTCTATCCCTACGTGTACATGCTGGCGCGCGCCGCGTTCCTGGCGCAGGGACGGCGCATGCTCGAGACCGGGCGCGTGC
The DNA window shown above is from Sulfuricaulis limicola and carries:
- a CDS encoding phosphate/phosphite/phosphonate ABC transporter substrate-binding protein, whose amino-acid sequence is MLTRNLAVCSLLLSGVFAAPPALADLIFSSPPRESRAKGEEVYQPIADYLSRVAGQKVIYRYPENWLVYQRDMQRGDYDIVFDGPAFIGWRQDRQGHVPLVKLPGKLSFVVAVKKEQEKIQELKQLAGRAVCAFPPPNLATLTVLYEFDNPSRQPLIVETQSFPEAYKGVMNGKCVAGILQAKMYEKLAAEQGGARVIFSSRALPNQAFTAGPRLASDLKDKITAALLSPEGKIATQKLRGEFKVEDFEPATKAEYAGLGKLLRDTWGFDLAESR
- a CDS encoding FAD:protein FMN transferase; the protein is MATTASHAGKTHQEARPLMGTVVSITVENGPADVREKVDAAYREMTRLSDMMNHYDPGSVVSEINRQAGKRPVKVPPELMEVLVMARRVSARTDGAFDITVGAFKGWRFNPENPAMPSAQELAAALPLVDYRNVLLDENNRTVLLRRPGMRIDLGGIAKLYILNAGMQALRRHGIEQAMLNGGGDVAVTGTRDGRPWRIGIRHPRRAGELLAAVELTRGWVVTSGDYERYFIRDGRRYHHILDPRTGYPVAGPQQVTLVGEDLSNLNGFSSAIMVLGEEKGRALLGRLGGVQGLIVGADGGVWRTPGSESRFQLLESSP
- a CDS encoding cupredoxin domain-containing protein yields the protein MTEKQSHAGGNARPRAFISGPSVASLFRAARQASQSVGLIAGLSLGLSFPLHADNLPGFSLTAKDGRFLPEQIDIPAGQKVRLVVKNEGPGPEEFESSALNREKVILPGKSAEIFIGPLKPGTYDFYGEFHPQTARGRIVAR
- a CDS encoding FTR1 family iron permease, yielding MLATAIIVFREVLEAALIIGIVLAATQGLLKRGTWVGIGIAAGIAGAGLVALFADVISSAFAGIGQEVFNAGILLFAVIMLGWHNVWMKRHGREMARHMRDVGQAIRSGSRSMTMLAIVIGLAVLREGSEVVLFVYGITVAQQDSARMMLAGGLLGLMSGAVAGLLMYRGLLRLSSKYLFTVTAWLITLLAAGMAAQAAGFLAQADLLPSLVQSMWDTSGILAQTSVPGRVLQTLIGYVDHPSGIQVLFYVVTLSGIVVLTRLYGGSPAPKTNAVNT
- a CDS encoding Fe(3+) ABC transporter substrate-binding protein — protein: MRNFKKFCAAVAVLGLSVSVVPASAADEIVVYSARNEQLIKPLFDAYTAETGTPIKFITDKEGPLLERLKAEGKNTPADLLLTVDAGNLWLAAKEGVLAEVKSKTLRTNIPAHLRDPDNRWFGLSVRARTIVYSTERVKPKELSTYEALGDARWKDRLCLRTSKKVYNQSLVAMMIARHGEAKTEKIVKSWVANLRTDPFPDDTKLMEAIQAGQCDVGIVNTYYFGRLKQKQPEAAIALFWPNQKDRGVHVNVSGAGVTAHARHRAEAVKFLEWLSSEKAQNLFADENMEYPANPRVKPHASVAAWGRFRQDTINVSKAGSLQAKAVMLMDRAGYK